A genome region from Geobacter pickeringii includes the following:
- a CDS encoding bifunctional nitrogenase iron-molybdenum cofactor biosynthesis protein NifEN has translation MAKPDYYDVSECETHDAGAPKFCKKSEPGEGTERSCAYDGARVVLMPLTDVIHLVHGPIACAGNSWDNRGARSSGSQLYRRGFTTEMLENDVIFGGEKKLYKAIIELADRYRDQAKAIFVYATCVTAMTGDDIEAVCKAAQEKVSIPLIPVNTPGFIGDKNIGNRLAGEILFKRVVGTAEPPVLGEYPINLIGEYNIAGDLWGMLPLFDRLGIQILSCFSGDAKFEELRYAHRAKLNVIICSKSLTNLAKKMQKSYGMPYLEESFYGMTDTAKALRDIARELDNTVGGLEKRIMQDRVERLLEEEEAKCRERIAPYRARLEGKRSVLFTGGVKTWSMVNALRELGVEILAAGTQNSTLEDFYRMKALMHQDARIIEDTSTAGLLSVMYEKVPDLIVAGGKTKFLALKTKTPFLDINHGRSHPYAGYEGMVTFAKQLDLTVNNPIWPVLNAKAPWEKAEEELAADVAKAAGHAEAHLAEELSASRVKVPTKCATVNPQKNSPALGATLAYLGIDQMLGLLHGAQGCSTFIRLQLSRHFKESIALNSTSMSEDTAIFGGWENLKKGIKRVIEKFKPTVVGVMTSGLTETMGDDVRSAIVHFRQENPELASVPIIWASTPDYSGSLQEGYAAAVEAIVKSVPEGGETIPGQVTVLPGAHLTPADVEEVKEICEAFGLDPIMVPDISCALDGHIDDTVSPLSTGGVSMERIRQAGRSAATISIGDSLAKAGLALKEKFGIPCYGFTSITGLAEVDRLMETLSAISGNPVPEKFRRWRSRLMDAMVDSHYQFGLKKVTIALEADNLKTMAGFLAGMGCEIQAAIAATRVRGLDVLPTETVFVGDLEDLETAAVGSDLLVANSNGRQAAAKLGIKAHLRAGLPVFDRLGAHQKMWVGYRGTMNLLFETANIFQANAREAQKLAHN, from the coding sequence ATGGCAAAGCCCGACTACTACGACGTATCCGAATGCGAAACCCACGACGCGGGCGCACCCAAGTTCTGCAAGAAATCGGAGCCGGGGGAGGGGACCGAGCGCTCCTGCGCCTATGACGGCGCCCGGGTGGTGCTGATGCCGCTTACCGACGTGATCCACCTCGTCCACGGCCCCATCGCCTGCGCCGGCAACTCCTGGGACAACCGGGGGGCGCGCTCCTCCGGCTCCCAGCTCTACCGCCGGGGCTTCACCACCGAGATGCTGGAGAACGACGTCATCTTCGGCGGCGAGAAAAAGCTCTACAAGGCGATCATCGAGCTGGCGGACCGTTACCGCGACCAGGCGAAGGCGATCTTCGTCTACGCCACCTGCGTCACCGCCATGACCGGCGACGACATCGAAGCGGTCTGCAAGGCGGCACAGGAGAAGGTTTCCATCCCGCTGATCCCGGTCAACACCCCCGGTTTCATCGGCGACAAGAACATCGGCAACCGGCTGGCGGGGGAGATCCTCTTCAAGCGGGTCGTCGGCACCGCCGAGCCGCCGGTGCTGGGGGAGTATCCGATAAATCTCATCGGCGAGTACAACATCGCCGGCGACCTCTGGGGGATGCTGCCGCTCTTTGACCGGCTCGGCATCCAGATCCTCTCCTGCTTCAGCGGCGATGCGAAATTCGAGGAGCTCCGCTACGCCCACCGGGCAAAGCTGAACGTCATCATCTGCTCCAAATCGCTCACCAACCTCGCCAAGAAGATGCAGAAGAGTTACGGCATGCCGTACCTGGAGGAGTCGTTCTACGGCATGACCGACACGGCCAAGGCCCTGCGGGACATCGCCCGGGAGCTGGACAACACCGTGGGGGGGCTTGAGAAGCGGATCATGCAGGATCGGGTGGAGCGGCTTCTGGAGGAGGAAGAGGCGAAATGCCGGGAGCGGATCGCCCCCTACCGGGCGCGGCTGGAGGGGAAGCGTTCGGTCCTCTTTACCGGAGGCGTGAAGACCTGGTCCATGGTGAATGCCCTGCGGGAGCTGGGGGTGGAGATCCTGGCCGCCGGCACCCAGAACTCGACCCTGGAAGACTTCTACCGGATGAAGGCCCTGATGCACCAGGACGCCCGGATCATCGAGGATACCAGCACTGCCGGGCTCCTCTCGGTCATGTACGAGAAGGTGCCCGACCTGATCGTGGCCGGCGGCAAGACCAAGTTCCTGGCCCTGAAGACCAAGACGCCATTCCTCGACATCAACCACGGCCGCTCCCACCCCTACGCCGGCTATGAGGGGATGGTAACCTTCGCGAAGCAGCTCGACCTCACGGTGAACAACCCGATCTGGCCGGTGCTGAACGCCAAGGCGCCGTGGGAGAAGGCGGAGGAAGAGCTGGCGGCTGATGTGGCGAAGGCCGCCGGTCACGCCGAAGCCCATCTGGCCGAAGAGCTGAGCGCCTCGCGGGTGAAGGTGCCGACCAAGTGCGCCACGGTGAACCCCCAGAAGAATTCGCCGGCCCTCGGCGCCACCCTGGCCTATCTCGGCATCGACCAGATGCTGGGGCTTCTCCACGGCGCCCAGGGGTGCTCCACCTTCATCCGGCTCCAGCTCTCCCGGCACTTCAAGGAGTCCATCGCCCTCAACTCCACCAGCATGAGCGAGGACACCGCCATCTTCGGCGGCTGGGAAAACCTGAAGAAGGGGATCAAGCGGGTCATCGAGAAGTTCAAGCCGACCGTCGTCGGCGTCATGACCTCCGGCCTCACCGAGACCATGGGGGACGACGTCCGGAGCGCCATCGTCCACTTCCGGCAGGAAAACCCGGAGCTGGCCTCAGTGCCGATCATCTGGGCATCCACCCCCGACTACTCCGGCTCGCTGCAGGAAGGGTACGCCGCGGCGGTGGAGGCGATCGTGAAGAGCGTCCCCGAGGGGGGCGAGACGATTCCCGGACAGGTGACGGTCCTCCCCGGCGCCCACCTCACCCCGGCCGACGTGGAGGAGGTGAAGGAGATCTGCGAGGCGTTCGGCCTCGACCCGATCATGGTCCCCGACATCTCATGCGCCCTGGACGGCCACATCGATGACACGGTCTCCCCTCTCTCCACCGGCGGCGTGTCGATGGAGCGGATCCGCCAGGCGGGGCGGAGCGCGGCGACCATCTCCATCGGCGACTCCCTGGCCAAGGCGGGGCTGGCGCTGAAAGAGAAGTTCGGCATCCCCTGCTACGGCTTTACCTCCATCACCGGCCTGGCCGAGGTGGATCGCCTCATGGAGACTCTCTCCGCCATTTCGGGAAATCCGGTCCCCGAGAAGTTCCGCCGCTGGCGGAGCCGGCTCATGGATGCCATGGTGGACAGCCACTACCAGTTCGGTCTCAAGAAGGTGACCATCGCCCTGGAGGCGGACAACCTGAAGACCATGGCCGGCTTCCTAGCCGGCATGGGGTGCGAGATCCAGGCGGCCATCGCTGCCACGCGGGTGCGGGGGCTCGATGTCCTGCCGACGGAGACGGTCTTCGTCGGCGACCTGGAAGACCTGGAGACGGCGGCGGTGGGCTCCGATCTGCTGGTGGCTAACAGCAACGGCCGCCAGGCGGCGGCGAAGCTCGGCATCAAGGCCCATCTCCGGGCGGGTCTCCCGGTCTTCGACCGCCTGGGCGCCCACCAGAAGATGTGGGTCGGCTACCGGGGGACGATGAATCTGTTGTTCGAGACGGCGAATATCTTCCAGGCCAATGCCAGAGAGGCGCAGAAGCTGGCGCATAACTGA
- the nifD gene encoding nitrogenase molybdenum-iron protein alpha chain, whose amino-acid sequence MSNALEKTEGITTVDGITKESTQGMIDKVLEVYPEKGRKKRAPHLAPNDQASGSACVKSNKKTVPGVMSARGCAYAGAKGVVWGPIRDMVHVSHGPVGCGWYSWGTRRNLMSGTLGVDQFGMQFTSDFQEKDIVYGGDKKLKQLLGEAKELFPLAKGISVLSECPVGLIGDDINAVAKTTSKELDIPIIPCNCEGFRGVSQSLGHHISNDTIRDYIIETREFAEPIGPYDIALIGEYNIGGDAWSTKPLLEECGFNVKAVWTGDGEMERIAATHQVKLNVIHCYRSMNYMCKVMEEKYGIPWIELNFFGPTKIRESLRKLAELFDDTIKEKVEAVIAKYDPVCQAIIDEVKPRLDGKKVMIYVGGLRPRHTIGAYEDLGMVCVGSGYEFAHTDDYDRTAPEMPDATVVFDDASELELELFAHTIKPDLVASGIKEKYVFQKMGLPFRQMHSWDYSGPYHGYKGFPIFARDIDMAINSPTWELVKAPF is encoded by the coding sequence ATGTCCAATGCACTTGAAAAAACTGAAGGTATAACCACGGTCGACGGGATTACCAAGGAGTCGACCCAGGGGATGATCGATAAGGTCCTTGAGGTCTATCCGGAAAAGGGCCGCAAGAAGCGGGCGCCGCACCTGGCCCCCAACGATCAGGCGAGCGGCTCGGCTTGCGTCAAGTCCAACAAGAAGACCGTTCCCGGCGTCATGAGCGCCCGCGGCTGCGCTTACGCCGGCGCTAAGGGGGTCGTCTGGGGCCCGATCCGCGATATGGTCCACGTCTCCCACGGTCCGGTCGGCTGCGGCTGGTACTCCTGGGGCACCCGGCGTAACCTGATGTCCGGAACCCTCGGGGTTGACCAGTTCGGCATGCAGTTCACCTCCGATTTCCAGGAGAAGGATATCGTCTACGGCGGCGACAAGAAGCTGAAGCAGCTGCTCGGCGAGGCCAAGGAGCTCTTCCCGCTGGCCAAGGGGATTTCGGTCCTCTCCGAGTGCCCGGTCGGCCTCATCGGCGACGACATCAACGCCGTGGCGAAGACGACCTCCAAGGAGCTGGACATCCCGATCATCCCGTGTAACTGCGAAGGATTCCGCGGCGTCTCCCAGTCGCTGGGGCACCACATCTCCAACGACACCATCCGTGACTACATCATCGAGACCCGCGAGTTCGCCGAGCCGATCGGCCCTTATGACATCGCCCTCATCGGCGAGTACAACATCGGCGGCGACGCCTGGTCGACGAAACCACTCCTGGAAGAGTGCGGCTTCAACGTGAAGGCGGTCTGGACCGGCGACGGCGAGATGGAGCGGATTGCCGCCACCCACCAGGTGAAGCTCAACGTCATCCACTGCTACCGCTCCATGAACTACATGTGCAAGGTCATGGAAGAGAAATACGGCATCCCCTGGATCGAGCTGAACTTCTTCGGCCCCACCAAGATCAGGGAGAGCCTCCGCAAGCTGGCCGAATTGTTCGACGACACCATCAAGGAGAAGGTGGAGGCGGTCATCGCCAAGTACGACCCGGTCTGTCAGGCGATTATCGACGAGGTGAAACCGCGCCTGGACGGGAAGAAGGTGATGATCTACGTCGGCGGCCTGCGTCCGCGTCACACCATCGGCGCCTACGAGGACCTGGGGATGGTCTGCGTCGGTTCCGGCTACGAGTTCGCCCACACCGACGATTATGACCGGACCGCGCCGGAGATGCCCGACGCCACGGTGGTGTTCGATGATGCCTCCGAGTTGGAGCTGGAGCTGTTTGCCCATACCATAAAGCCCGACCTGGTCGCCTCCGGCATCAAGGAGAAGTACGTCTTCCAGAAGATGGGGCTCCCCTTCCGCCAGATGCACAGCTGGGACTACTCCGGTCCCTACCACGGCTACAAAGGGTTCCCGATCTTTGCCCGGGATATCGACATGGCGATTAATAGCCCCACGTGGGAACTGGTGAAGGCGCCATTCTAA
- a CDS encoding nucleotidyltransferase family protein has product MSRTVNRGFNELLHRVTPTHTEAESSKTLHLSLANLLRSGYGLNDFVITGSLHNGTCITGCSDYDYFAVIPTNRLKADSAATVSEIKNYLDFHLHHGEVSEQVPGVRVAFGVGAKDVTVVIPADMVAEANGCRVYEMPNPAGGWMRTSPEAHGAYLKTLEQRLGPGVRNLIRLMKAWKYSAGVSISSFYLELVTAKYLEGVSSVVYDVDMHGILSHLFNTEMAPIQDPTGVSGHVPPCTAHSDFVAVKEELTLAFIRANKALEARLHYNVAEAFDWWHLVYNGKFLKYFE; this is encoded by the coding sequence ATGTCCCGAACCGTCAATAGGGGATTCAATGAGCTCCTCCATCGGGTGACCCCCACCCACACGGAGGCGGAGTCTTCGAAGACGCTCCATCTCTCCCTGGCCAACCTCCTGAGGTCCGGCTATGGCCTGAACGATTTCGTCATAACCGGTTCTCTGCACAACGGGACCTGTATCACCGGCTGCAGTGATTATGATTATTTTGCCGTCATACCCACGAACAGATTGAAAGCGGACTCCGCGGCGACGGTTTCCGAGATAAAAAACTATCTCGACTTTCATCTCCACCACGGTGAAGTGAGTGAACAGGTGCCGGGAGTGCGGGTGGCTTTTGGTGTTGGCGCCAAGGATGTTACTGTGGTTATCCCGGCCGACATGGTCGCGGAGGCGAACGGCTGCCGCGTCTATGAGATGCCTAATCCTGCGGGGGGGTGGATGAGGACGAGCCCCGAGGCCCACGGCGCGTACCTGAAGACGCTTGAGCAGCGGCTGGGCCCGGGAGTCAGGAACCTCATAAGACTCATGAAAGCCTGGAAATATTCTGCCGGGGTCTCGATTTCCTCCTTTTATCTCGAGCTGGTGACCGCCAAATATCTGGAAGGGGTATCGTCTGTTGTGTATGACGTGGACATGCACGGCATCCTTTCACATCTGTTCAACACCGAAATGGCACCGATACAGGATCCGACGGGGGTCTCGGGACACGTCCCTCCGTGTACCGCCCATTCCGACTTCGTGGCGGTGAAAGAGGAGCTGACCCTTGCCTTCATCCGGGCGAACAAGGCTCTGGAGGCGCGCCTCCACTATAACGTCGCCGAAGCGTTCGATTGGTGGCACCTGGTGTATAACGGCAAATTCCTCAAATATTTCGAATAG
- the nifK gene encoding nitrogenase molybdenum-iron protein subunit beta has product MGNNLGLAVKPVTETPAEEIERVKEWINTEEYKELNFKREALVVMPPHACQPLGAELVAHAFEGSLPFVHGSQGCASYYRSTLNRHFREPAPAVSDAMTEDGAVFGGQNNLHEGLENAIALYKPKMVPVFTSCMPEIIGDDLTAFLKNARNKGIVPADMPTPYANTPSFNGSHVHGYDVMLLSILQTLTDGKKVEGRCTGKINLIPGFDANTGNFREYKRIFDAFGVPYTILGDISEVFDSPLDGTYRIYPGGTKLDDAADSINGKATINLGPFSATKTYAWLKDNYAGKHAAIPMPLGIAKTDAFLLKIAELTGKPVPESLKAERGRAVDAMTDAHQYIHGKKFALYGDPDQLLGYVSFLLEMGAIPSHILCSKGSKKVEKEIQALLDSSLYGKQGKIYMGKDLWHMRSLLMTDPVDAIIGDTHGKFIARDAKIPLFRFGFPIFDRVNLHRYPLIGYQGVLNMVTAICNKFIDITDDTCDDQFFEMMR; this is encoded by the coding sequence ATGGGAAACAATCTTGGATTAGCTGTCAAGCCGGTTACTGAGACCCCTGCCGAAGAGATCGAGCGGGTCAAGGAATGGATCAACACCGAAGAGTACAAGGAACTCAACTTCAAGCGCGAGGCGCTGGTGGTCATGCCTCCCCACGCCTGCCAGCCGCTGGGGGCCGAACTGGTGGCCCATGCCTTCGAAGGGTCGCTCCCCTTCGTCCACGGCTCCCAGGGGTGCGCCTCTTACTACCGTTCCACCCTCAACCGCCACTTCCGCGAGCCGGCTCCGGCCGTTTCCGACGCCATGACCGAGGACGGCGCGGTGTTCGGCGGCCAGAACAACCTCCACGAGGGGCTGGAGAACGCCATCGCCCTCTACAAGCCGAAGATGGTCCCCGTCTTCACCTCCTGCATGCCGGAGATCATCGGGGACGACCTGACCGCGTTCCTCAAGAACGCCCGCAACAAGGGGATCGTGCCGGCCGACATGCCGACCCCCTACGCCAATACCCCGAGCTTCAACGGCTCCCATGTCCACGGCTATGACGTCATGCTCCTTTCCATCCTCCAGACCCTGACAGACGGGAAGAAGGTGGAAGGGCGCTGCACCGGCAAGATCAACCTGATCCCCGGCTTTGACGCCAACACCGGCAACTTCCGGGAGTACAAGCGGATCTTCGATGCCTTCGGCGTTCCCTACACCATCCTGGGCGACATCTCCGAAGTCTTCGATTCGCCCCTGGACGGCACCTACCGGATCTACCCCGGCGGGACGAAGCTGGACGACGCGGCCGACTCCATCAACGGCAAGGCGACCATCAACCTCGGTCCCTTCTCGGCCACGAAGACCTACGCCTGGCTCAAGGACAACTACGCCGGCAAGCATGCGGCCATACCGATGCCCCTCGGCATTGCCAAGACCGATGCGTTCCTGCTGAAGATTGCCGAGCTCACCGGCAAGCCGGTTCCCGAGAGCCTCAAGGCCGAGCGCGGCCGGGCCGTGGACGCCATGACCGACGCCCACCAGTATATCCACGGGAAAAAATTCGCCCTCTACGGCGACCCTGACCAGCTCCTCGGCTACGTCTCCTTCCTCCTGGAGATGGGGGCGATCCCCTCCCACATCCTCTGCAGCAAGGGGAGCAAGAAGGTGGAGAAGGAGATCCAGGCGCTCCTCGACTCCTCCCTGTACGGGAAGCAGGGGAAGATCTACATGGGCAAAGACCTCTGGCACATGCGCAGCCTTCTCATGACCGACCCCGTGGACGCCATCATCGGCGACACCCACGGCAAGTTCATCGCCCGCGACGCGAAGATTCCGCTCTTCCGCTTCGGCTTCCCGATCTTCGACCGGGTAAACCTGCACCGCTACCCGCTCATCGGTTACCAAGGGGTCCTCAACATGGTGACGGCGATCTGCAACAAGTTCATCGACATCACCGACGACACCTGCGACGACCAGTTCTTCGAGATGATGCGGTAA